The sequence below is a genomic window from Bosea sp. F3-2.
CCTGCGCGGTGATGTTCGCCGCCGGCTTCTCGATCAACGTGCTGACCATGTTCGCGATGGTCCTGGCGATCGGCATCCTCGTCGACGACGCCATCGTCGTGGTCGAGAATGTCGAGCGCATCATGGCCGAGGAAGGGCTGCCGCCGAAGGAGGCGACCCGCAAGGCGATGGGCCAGATCAGCGGCGCGATCATCGGCATCACGCTGGTGCTGACGGCCGTGTTCGTGCCGATGGCCTTCTTCCCCGGCGCGGTCGGCATCATCTACCAGCAATTCAGCCTGACCATGGTGGTCTCGATCCTGTTCTCGGGCTTCCTGGCGCTGACGCTGACGCCAGCACTCTGCGCCACCTTCCTGAAGCCGATCGCCAAAGGCGGCCATCACGAGAAAAAGGGCATCTTCGGCTGGTTCAACCGTGGCTTCGACCGCGCGACCAACCGTTATGCCGGCGCCGTCGGCGCGATCACGCGCAAGCCCGGCCGCTACATGGTGATCTATCTCGCGCTGCTCGCCGGGCTCGGCTGGGGCTTCCTGCGCCTGCCCTCGGCCTTCCTGCCGAATGAGGACCAGGGCTATCTCCTCGTCGATATCCAGGCCCCGCCGGAAGCCAGCGCCAACCGCACGCTCGAAGTCCTGCAGCAGGTCGAGAAGATCGTGCTGGCCGAGCCCGCCGTCTCTCGCATGGTCGGCATCTCCGGCTACAGCTTCGCCGGCGCCGGCGAGAACGCGGCGCTCGCCTTCATCACCCTGAAGGACTGGAGCGAGCGCGGCCCGAACGATTCCGCTGCGGCGATCGCGCAGCGGATCAACGGCAAGATGTTCCAGATCAAGGACGCGCAGACTTTCGCGCTCTCGCCGCCGCCGATCTCTGGCCTCGGCAATTCGACCGGCTTCAGCTTCCGCCTGCAGGATCGCGGCGGCCTCGGCCAGGAGGCGCTGTCGGCGGCGCGAGTGCAACTGCTCAATGCCGCCACGCAGAGCCCCGTGCTGGCGGGGGTGCGCGTCGAGGGTCTGGCCGACGCCGCCCAGGTCAACCTGATCATCGATCGCGAGAAGGCAAACACCTTCGGCGTCGCCTTCGCCGACATCAACGCGACGATCTCGGCCAATCTCGGCTCGTCCTACGTCAACGACTTCCCGAATGCCGGTCGCATGCAGCGCGTGACCGTGCAGGCCGAGGCGAGCCAGCGCATGCAGGCGGCGGACCTGCTGCGCCTCAACGTCCGCAACGTACATGGCGGCATGGTGCCCTTCTCCGCCTTCGCCTCGGTGGAGTGGCAGAAGGGTCCGACCCAGGTCGTCGGCTATAACGGCTACCCGGCTGTGCGCATCGCCGGGCAGGCGGCACCGGGCTACTCGTCGGGTGCGGCGATCGCCGAGATGCAGCGGCTCGCGCGCGACCTGCCGCAGGGCTTCGGCTATGAATGGACCGGCCAGTCGCTGCAGGAGATCCAGTCGGGATCGCAGGCGCCCTTCCTGATCGGGCTCAGCATTCTCTTCGTCTTCCTGCTGCTCTCGGCGCTCTATGAGAGCTGGTCGATCCCCTTCGCGGTGATGATGGTGGTGCCGCTCGGCGTCATCGGCTCGGTCGCGGCAGTGACGCTCAGGGCGATGCCCAACGACGTCTACTTCATGGTCGGCCTGATCGCGATCATCGGCCTCTCGGCCAAGAACGCGATCCTGATCATCGAGTTCGCCAAGGACCTCCATGCCGAAGGCAAGCCGCTGCTGGAGGCGACGGCCGAGGCCGCGCGGCTGCGCTTCCGCCCGATCCTGATGACGTCGCTGGCGTTCACGCTCGGCGTCGTCCCGCTGGCGATCGCCTCGGGCGCGAGCGCGGCAAGCCAGAACGCCATCGGCACCGGCGTGCTCGGCGGAATGATCTCGGCTACAGTGCTCGCGGTCTTCCTGGTCCCGGCCTTCTTCGTCTTCGTGATGAAGCTGTTCGGGCCGAAGGAGCAGTTCAAGCCGGCTTCGGTGGAGGCCGCGGAGCAGAAACAGGCTGCGGCGGCTAGATCGCGCTGATTTTGCACGGAACCACGCGGTCATCCCGGGCTTGACCCGGGATCCATGCCAGAGCCCTTCCCATTAAGGTTCAGGCATGGATCCCGGCTCTGCGCCG
It includes:
- a CDS encoding efflux RND transporter permease subunit, yielding MPSFFIDRPIFAWVVAIFIMLGGVITIPMLPIAQYPNVAPPQITISTNYPGASPEDIYQSVTRPVEEELNGVPGLLYFESTSEANGRINLTVTFAPGTKIGEAQVEVQNRISRVEPRLPRSVVQQGLRVEQAGTSFLLLVTLTSEDGRLDAVGLGDYLSRNVLGEIRRVSGVGSATLFATQRSMRIWMDAEKLLGLKLTANDVIAAVQAQNAQVAAGRVGAQPNPIGTQLSATVLVKGQLASPEEFGAIVLRANTDGSSVRLRDVARVEVGGESYNFSTRLNGQPSAAIGVQLSPTGNALATATAVRAKMDELARFFPAGLKHEIPYDTSPFVQVSIEKVMHTLLEAMVLVFVVMFLFLQNFRYTVIPTLVVPVALLGTCAVMFAAGFSINVLTMFAMVLAIGILVDDAIVVVENVERIMAEEGLPPKEATRKAMGQISGAIIGITLVLTAVFVPMAFFPGAVGIIYQQFSLTMVVSILFSGFLALTLTPALCATFLKPIAKGGHHEKKGIFGWFNRGFDRATNRYAGAVGAITRKPGRYMVIYLALLAGLGWGFLRLPSAFLPNEDQGYLLVDIQAPPEASANRTLEVLQQVEKIVLAEPAVSRMVGISGYSFAGAGENAALAFITLKDWSERGPNDSAAAIAQRINGKMFQIKDAQTFALSPPPISGLGNSTGFSFRLQDRGGLGQEALSAARVQLLNAATQSPVLAGVRVEGLADAAQVNLIIDREKANTFGVAFADINATISANLGSSYVNDFPNAGRMQRVTVQAEASQRMQAADLLRLNVRNVHGGMVPFSAFASVEWQKGPTQVVGYNGYPAVRIAGQAAPGYSSGAAIAEMQRLARDLPQGFGYEWTGQSLQEIQSGSQAPFLIGLSILFVFLLLSALYESWSIPFAVMMVVPLGVIGSVAAVTLRAMPNDVYFMVGLIAIIGLSAKNAILIIEFAKDLHAEGKPLLEATAEAARLRFRPILMTSLAFTLGVVPLAIASGASAASQNAIGTGVLGGMISATVLAVFLVPAFFVFVMKLFGPKEQFKPASVEAAEQKQAAAARSR